A stretch of Egibacteraceae bacterium DNA encodes these proteins:
- a CDS encoding UdgX family uracil-DNA binding protein (This protein belongs to the uracil DNA glycosylase superfamily, members of which act in excision repair of DNA. However, it belongs more specifically to UdgX branch, whose founding member was found to bind uracil in DNA (where it does not belong), without cleaving it, appears to promote DNA repair by a pathway involving RecA, rather than base excision.), whose amino-acid sequence MSAAAAPLVPERATLPELREAAAGCRACALWEGTTQTVFGEGPAPAPLMLLGEQPGDREDREGHPFVGPAGRELGEGLQAAGIDREAAYVTNVVKHFSFTPRGKRRIHATPKTEHITACRPWLDAEIAVVDPKVIVVLGATAAKALLGRSFRVTAQRGEPIAWEDGRTVIATVHPSSILRARGGGRPDEDARAEARADFVDDLTAAARLLGRSGALGLDDNGPRSRRER is encoded by the coding sequence GTGAGCGCCGCCGCCGCGCCCCTCGTCCCCGAGCGCGCGACCCTGCCCGAGCTGCGCGAAGCCGCCGCCGGCTGCCGCGCCTGCGCCCTGTGGGAGGGCACCACCCAGACGGTGTTCGGCGAGGGGCCGGCGCCCGCGCCGCTCATGCTCCTCGGCGAGCAGCCGGGCGACCGCGAGGACCGGGAGGGTCACCCCTTCGTCGGCCCGGCGGGCCGCGAGCTCGGAGAAGGGCTGCAGGCCGCCGGCATCGACCGTGAGGCCGCGTACGTCACCAACGTCGTCAAGCACTTCAGCTTCACCCCCCGCGGCAAGCGGCGGATCCACGCCACGCCGAAGACCGAGCACATCACCGCCTGCCGCCCGTGGCTCGACGCCGAGATCGCGGTCGTCGACCCGAAGGTGATCGTCGTGCTCGGGGCGACCGCCGCGAAGGCCCTGCTCGGCCGGTCGTTCCGGGTCACGGCCCAGCGCGGTGAGCCGATCGCGTGGGAGGACGGGCGCACGGTCATCGCCACCGTGCACCCCTCGTCTATCCTTCGGGCCCGCGGGGGCGGGCGACCCGACGAGGACGCCCGCGCCGAGGCTCGCGCCGACTTCGTCGATGATCTCACCGCGGCGGCCCGCCTCCTCGGCCGGTCGGGCGCACTAGGGTTGGACGACAACGGCCCGCGATCGAGGAGGGAACGGTGA
- a CDS encoding DUF6504 family protein: MAKRYREPVEVDVDRTGPTRFSWRGASYRVRAVLGHWREDAGYWSGGAIEVPQRDLWRVEAGGGVYELVHEAGAWRLDRVWD, encoded by the coding sequence ATGGCCAAGCGCTACCGGGAACCGGTCGAGGTCGACGTCGACCGCACGGGCCCGACGCGGTTCTCCTGGCGTGGCGCCAGCTACCGGGTGCGGGCGGTGCTCGGCCACTGGAGGGAGGACGCCGGCTACTGGTCGGGCGGGGCGATCGAGGTACCCCAGCGGGACCTCTGGCGGGTCGAGGCGGGGGGCGGGGTGTACGAGCTCGTCCACGAAGCCGGCGCCTGGCGCCTCGACCGGGTGTGGGACTAG
- a CDS encoding glycine betaine ABC transporter substrate-binding protein: MRPCAPHRPRIVLAALVACVLAVTACLPATSRPSPTVVVGVGSTDEQRLLAALSIVALDRAGLAPEIRADLGSTVDLRREAIRGNIDLFWDYTGAAWALGLHQQTPPADPTESYERVRRADEERNLTWLEPAAANATLALFVRESQLPADEPATLSWLSRGLSGQRLCADRDFIRRPGGLADLARAYAFNVDDVELVAADEQQAIEQVADGSCYAGLATATSGAARRAGLVPVSDDLVVFPAFVVAPVARSRTLERAPEVAAALAPVVALLDTDRLARLNGEVVGGAEPEELAEELLDEVLPPPS; encoded by the coding sequence ATGCGCCCCTGCGCTCCGCATCGGCCCCGCATCGTGCTCGCCGCCCTCGTCGCGTGCGTGCTCGCCGTCACGGCGTGCCTGCCCGCGACGTCGCGTCCGTCCCCGACGGTTGTCGTGGGGGTCGGCTCCACCGACGAGCAGCGCCTGCTCGCGGCGCTCAGCATCGTCGCCCTCGACCGCGCGGGCCTCGCCCCGGAGATCCGCGCGGACCTCGGGAGCACCGTCGACCTGCGGCGGGAGGCCATCCGGGGCAACATCGACCTGTTCTGGGACTACACGGGCGCCGCGTGGGCGCTCGGGCTGCACCAGCAGACCCCGCCCGCTGACCCCACGGAGTCCTACGAGCGGGTGCGCCGGGCCGACGAGGAGCGCAACCTCACCTGGCTGGAGCCGGCTGCCGCCAACGCCACCCTCGCCCTGTTCGTCCGCGAGTCCCAGCTGCCCGCCGACGAGCCGGCCACGCTCTCGTGGCTGTCACGTGGGCTGTCCGGGCAACGGCTCTGCGCCGACCGGGACTTCATCCGGCGGCCCGGCGGGCTCGCCGACCTCGCCCGGGCGTACGCGTTCAACGTCGACGACGTCGAGCTCGTGGCCGCGGACGAGCAACAGGCCATCGAGCAGGTCGCGGACGGCTCGTGCTACGCGGGTCTGGCCACGGCCACCTCGGGGGCCGCACGGCGGGCCGGTCTCGTGCCGGTGAGCGACGACCTCGTCGTGTTCCCTGCCTTCGTCGTCGCCCCGGTCGCGCGCAGCCGCACCCTCGAGCGGGCGCCGGAGGTCGCGGCTGCCCTCGCCCCGGTCGTCGCGCTGCTCGACACCGACCGCCTCGCCCGCCTGAACGGAGAGGTCGTGGGCGGCGCCGAGCCCGAGGAGCTCGCCGAGGAGCTCCTCGACGAGGTCCTCCCCCCACCGTCTTGA
- the thiE gene encoding thiamine phosphate synthase, producing MTRDGDWRRRRLADAVLYLCVDRRAEQGDLPELLDAVLANGVDVVQLRDKAAGVDELRAAAAVFRAAAERHGALFVLNDDPSLSVEVHADGVHVGQDDALPAEARVIVGVERIVGRSTHTVAEIDRALVEDCDYFAVGPVHATPTKQGRPPIGLEPLRHAAAVAGDRPWFVTGGMAPATAPAVLATGARRLVVVRALSEAARPAAAAAELAALLRRA from the coding sequence GTGACCCGCGACGGGGACTGGCGGCGGCGGCGGCTCGCCGACGCGGTGCTCTACCTGTGCGTGGACCGGCGCGCCGAGCAGGGCGACCTGCCCGAGCTGCTCGACGCGGTCCTCGCGAACGGGGTGGACGTCGTGCAGCTTCGCGACAAGGCCGCGGGCGTCGACGAGCTGCGTGCGGCCGCCGCGGTCTTCCGGGCCGCCGCGGAGCGCCACGGTGCCCTGTTCGTGCTGAACGACGACCCGTCCCTGTCCGTGGAGGTCCACGCCGACGGTGTGCATGTCGGCCAGGACGACGCCCTGCCCGCCGAGGCGCGCGTGATCGTCGGGGTCGAGCGGATCGTCGGCCGCTCCACGCACACCGTCGCGGAGATCGACCGGGCGCTCGTCGAGGACTGTGACTACTTCGCCGTCGGACCCGTCCACGCGACGCCGACGAAGCAGGGCCGGCCACCGATCGGCCTCGAGCCGCTGCGTCACGCCGCGGCCGTCGCCGGTGACCGGCCGTGGTTCGTGACCGGCGGCATGGCGCCCGCCACCGCCCCCGCGGTGCTCGCCACGGGCGCGCGCCGCCTCGTGGTGGTCCGCGCCCTCAGCGAGGCTGCCCGACCCGCCGCCGCAGCCGCCGAGCTCGCGGCCCTCCTGCGCCGGGCCTGA